From the genome of Phycicoccus duodecadis:
TCACCCCAGCAGCATCAGGGGCGTGGGCGGCCCGCGTCAACGACGCGTCCACGACGTGTCCGAACCGTGACCTGGGCCGGCCGTCCCGAACGTGTGTGAAGAACCCGCGGATCCCCCGGAGTTTTCACACACGTTCGAGGGACAGGAGGCGGCGGCACGGGCCGGCCCGCCCCTGGCAGGCTGGGGCCCGTGCGAGCCCTCGTCTACGACGCCTTCGGCGCGACGCCCCACGTGACCCAGCGGCCCGACCCGGTGGCCGGCCCCGGCGACGCCGTGGTGCGGGTCGTACGGACCGGGCTGTGCCGCAGCGACTGGCACGGCTGGATGGGCCACGACCCCGACATCGCGACCTTCCCGCACGTGCCGGGCCACGAGCTGGCGGGGGTCGTCGAGTCCGTGGGCGCCGGGGTGGACGCGGGATGGGTCGGCCGCGCGGTCACGGCCCCCTTCGTCTTCGCGTGCGGCGCCTGCCCCACCTGCGCCGCGGGCGACGGCCAGGTGTGCCCCCACCAGCGCCAGCCCGGGTTCACCGACCCCGGCAGCTTCGCCGAGCTCGTCGCGGTGCGGGCCGCCGGCACCAACCTGGTCGCCCTCCCCGACAGCGTGCCCCCTGCCACCGCCGCCGGGCTCGGCTGCCGCGTGGCCACCGCCCACCGGGCGGTCGTGGCCCGCGGGCGGGTCGGCGCCGGCGAGTGCGTCCTGGTGCTCGGGTGTGGTGGCGTGGGGCTGGCCGCCGTGCAGGTGGCCGCGGCCCGCGGGGCACGGGTGTGCGCCGTCGACGTCGACGCCACCTCACGCGAGCACGCGCTCGCGGCCGGCGCCGAGACGACGCTCGACGGCTCCGTCCGCGAGGACGACCTCGTGGCCGCCGTGGCCGACTGGTCGGGCGGCGGGGCGCACCTCGCGGTCGACGCCGTGGGCTCCCCCGCCACCGCGCGCGCCGGCATCCTCGCG
Proteins encoded in this window:
- a CDS encoding zinc-binding dehydrogenase encodes the protein MRALVYDAFGATPHVTQRPDPVAGPGDAVVRVVRTGLCRSDWHGWMGHDPDIATFPHVPGHELAGVVESVGAGVDAGWVGRAVTAPFVFACGACPTCAAGDGQVCPHQRQPGFTDPGSFAELVAVRAAGTNLVALPDSVPPATAAGLGCRVATAHRAVVARGRVGAGECVLVLGCGGVGLAAVQVAAARGARVCAVDVDATSREHALAAGAETTLDGSVREDDLVAAVADWSGGGAHLAVDAVGSPATARAGILALRRRGRHVQVGLLPPSAGRADIPMERVIGWELDVLGSHGMAAADYPALLADVAAGHLDLGRLTAAGEPVGLEEAGRLLTTLGTTASRGMVLVDPTR